The proteins below come from a single Cannabis sativa cultivar Pink pepper isolate KNU-18-1 chromosome 3, ASM2916894v1, whole genome shotgun sequence genomic window:
- the LOC115710237 gene encoding uncharacterized protein LOC115710237: protein MKEVDKKRIPNNNNRTKRSTNKTEKKEPKLNQGNPGRTMNGKEAQSKAPNAKQQSRTLVSNSNTGTESSEVCENGVAHHVDGVNKSEVKGAKAIDMSSKEITDGVMDGDSTDLDKEYKQGKEEVSDSDTTKDSVSSQGDSLTAEDEKFEEIALSVPESNSKKNFKEVSDQPKSSTNSNKKPSSDTSTFSSQNNSTNLRVLPQSTSEASESFDDKLVAEVDGNDTLNETSNGLNYVADNNGQVGAGENNESEKEAALEKKIKSMEMRIEKLEEELREVAALEISLYSVVPEHGSSAHKVHTPARRLSRLYIHACKYWTQDKRATIARNTVSGLLLIAKSCGNDVPRLTFWLSNTVVLREIISQAFGGSRQSSPAMRLAESNGNGKRSELKSATMKWKASPGSKQTNGFFQFVEDWQETGTFTAALEKVESWIFSRVVESVWWQALTPHMQSPIEDFSNNKTAGRLLGPALGDQKQGSFSINLWRNAFQDAAQRLCPVRAGGHECGCLPVLTRMVMEQCIARLDVAMFNAILRESAHEIPTDPVSDPIVDSKVLPIPAGDLSFGSGAQLKNSIGNWSRWLTDMFGMDADDAPQEDENCSEDDDKQRGDGESKSFLLLNALSDLLMLPKDMLMDRSIRKEVCPSISLPLITRILCNFTPDEFCPDPVPGTVLEALNAETIVERRLSGDNTKSFPYTVAPVVYTTPSPADVAEKCGVADAGGRSEMARNVSVIHRKGYTSDEELEELESPLTSIIDKLPASPSVTSNGNGNGRHKESTGFASTNERYELLSEVWSV from the exons ATGAAGGAAGTTGACAAAAAGAGAAttccaaataataataacaggACAAAGCGCTCTACtaataaaactgaaaagaaagaACCTAAACTTAACCAAGGCAATCCTGGAAGAACTATGAATGGGAAAGAAGCTCAATCTAAAGCCCCTAATGCTAAGCAACAGTCTAGAACTTTAGTAAGTAACTCGAACACTGGCACCGAGTCCTCTGAAGTTTGTGAAAACGGGGTGGCACATCATGTGGATGGTGTCAACAAATCTGAAGTTAAAGGTGCAAAAGCCATTGATATGAGTTCCAAGGAGATCACAGATGGAGTTATGGATGGTGATTCTACTGACTTGGATAAAGAATATAAGCAGGGTAAGGAAGAGGTTTCGGATTCTGATACAACTAAGGATTCAGTGTCATCTCAAGGGGATTCTCTGACAGCTGAAGATGAGAAATTTGAAGAAATAGCTTTAAGTGTTCCTGAAAGTAATTCTAAGAAGAATTTCAAAGAGGTATCTGATCAACCCAAGTCATCCACCAACTCAAACAAGAAGCCATCTAGTGATACCAGCACATTTTCTTCACAGAACAATTCAACAAATTTGAGAGTCCTTCCTCAATCTACATCAGAAGCTTCTGAAAGTTTTGATGATAAGCTTGTTGCAGAAGTCGATGGAAATGATACATTGAATGAGACTTCAAATGGACTCAACTATGTTGCTGACAATAACGGTCAAGTTGGTGCTGGAGAAAATAATGAAAGTGAGAAGGAAGCAGCTTTAGAGAAAAAGATCAAATCAATGGAAATGAGAATCGAAAAACTTGAGGAAGAATTACGAGAGGTTGCTGCTCTTGAAATTTCTCTGTATTCTGTTGTGCCAGAACACGGGAGCTCAGCACATAAGGTGCACACCCCAGCTCGTCGCCTTTCTCGATTATACATTCATGCTTGCAAATATTGGACTCAAGACAAACGagccaccattgctagaaacacAGTATCAGGGTTGCTTTTAATTGCAAAATCATGTGGTAACGATGTTCCAAG GTTGACCTTCTGGCTATCGAACACTGTCGTACTGAGGGAAATCATTTCTCAAGCATTTGGTGGTTCGCGTCAGTCAAGTCCGGCGATGCGATTGGCTGAGTCAAATGGGAATGGAAAGAGAAGTGAATTGAAATCTGCAACAATGAAGTGGAAGGCGAGTCCTGGTAGTAAACAGACAAATGGTTTTTTCCAATTTGTTGAGGATTGGCAGGAGACGGGAACCTTCACAGCTGCTCTAGAAAAAGTTGAATCCTGGATTTTCTCTCGGGTGGTTGAGTCAGTGTGGTGGCAG GCTTTGACTCCACATATGCAATCTCCAATCGAGGATTTTTCCAATAATAAGACAGCTGGAAGATTGTTAGGACCAGCCTTGGGTGATCAAAAGCAAGGGAGCTTTTCCATCAATTTATGGAGAAATGCTTTCCAGGATGCAGCTCAAAGACTATGTCCAGTTAGAGCTGGCGGGCACGAATGTGGTTGTTTGCCTGTACTTACGAGAATG GTTATGGAACAATGTATTGCCAGACTAGATGTGGCCATGTTCAATGCCATCTTGCGCGAGTCAGCTCATGAAATTCCAACTGATCCAGTTTCAGATCCAATTGTTGATTCCAAGGTCTTACCTATTCCAGCTGGAGATTTAAGCTTTGGATCTGGTGCACAACTTAAAAATTCG ATTGGCAATTGGTCTAGATGGCTTACTGATATGTTTGGCATGGATGCTGATGATGCGCCACAAGAAGATGAGAATTGCAGTGAGGATGACGACAAACAGCGTGGAGATGGTGAATCTAAATCTTTCCTTCTTCTCAATGCCTTGAGTGATCTTTTAATGCTTCCAAAAGACATGCTTATGGACCGATCAATCAGAAAAGAG GTGTGTCCCTCAATTAGTCTTCCTTTGATTACGCGGATACTTTGTAACTTCACTCCAGACGAGTTCTGTCCAGATCCCGTCCCAGGAACCGTATTGGAGGCCCTAAATGCTGAG ACCATTGTCGAGCGGAGACTATCAGGAGACAATACGAAAAGCTTCCCTTATACAGTAGCGCCTGTTGTGTACACCACTCCATCCCCTGCTGATGTTGCAGAAAAGTGCGGCGTTGCAGATGCAGGAGGAAGATctgaaatggcaaggaatgtaTCTGTTATACATAGAAAAGGATATACTAGTGATGAGGAACTGGAGGAGCTGGAGTCTCCTCTTACATCGATCATCGACAAGTTGCCCGCGTCCCCAAGTGTAACTTCAAATGGAAATGGTAATGGAAGACACAAGGAGAGCACAGGCTTTGCTTCCACAAATGAAAGGTATGAGCTCCTCAGTGAGGTTTGGTCTGTGTGA